The Paenibacillus tianjinensis genome has a window encoding:
- a CDS encoding peroxiredoxin — protein MAERLVGKQAPDFTMETVSGDGKDFGKVSLSDYRGKWLVFFFYPLDFTFVCPTEITALSDAAADFAALDTEILGVSIDSIHSHKAWITTPKDLNGLGPVNFPLASDITKKVASDYGVLIEEEGVALRGLFIIDPDGELKYEVVNHNDVGRSVEETLRVLQALQSGGLCAMNWKPGDKNL, from the coding sequence ATGGCAGAACGTTTGGTAGGTAAACAGGCTCCGGACTTCACAATGGAAACAGTTTCGGGCGACGGTAAAGATTTTGGTAAGGTAAGCTTGTCCGACTATCGCGGCAAATGGCTTGTATTCTTCTTTTATCCGCTCGACTTCACCTTTGTATGTCCTACAGAAATTACAGCACTTAGTGATGCAGCAGCTGACTTCGCGGCACTCGATACTGAGATTCTCGGCGTGAGCATTGACTCCATCCACAGCCACAAAGCATGGATCACTACACCAAAAGACTTGAATGGTCTGGGACCAGTGAACTTCCCGCTGGCTTCGGACATTACGAAGAAGGTTGCCAGTGATTACGGCGTCCTGATCGAAGAAGAGGGTGTAGCCCTTCGCGGATTGTTCATCATCGATCCTGATGGCGAACTGAAATATGAAGTGGTTAACCATAATGATGTAGGCCGCAGCGTAGAAGAAACGCTCCGTGTGCTGCAGGCTCTGCAATCAGGCGGTCTGTGCGCTATGAACTGGAAACCGGGCGACAAGAACCTGTAA
- a CDS encoding RNA polymerase sigma factor has translation MEEAEWISAVLSGQSQAFGHLVTRYQGMVYRVCIKITGEAESAKDMAQEVFIKAYKALPSFRGQSSFSTWLYRIAYRTCLDWKRANDREWRHRSTADYTENDWVTSQTPEHVALRKEASEELDQNLNSLTEPYRSVVQLYYFQRHSYQEIAEQKGVSVKTVESQLYRARQMMRKSGEEWR, from the coding sequence TTGGAAGAGGCAGAATGGATTTCAGCTGTGCTTAGCGGCCAAAGCCAAGCTTTTGGACATTTGGTAACACGTTATCAGGGCATGGTATACAGAGTATGCATCAAAATTACGGGAGAAGCCGAGTCGGCCAAGGATATGGCCCAGGAAGTCTTCATCAAAGCCTACAAGGCGCTCCCCTCCTTCAGGGGACAATCCTCATTCTCCACCTGGCTGTACCGGATTGCTTACAGGACCTGTCTGGACTGGAAACGGGCGAATGACAGAGAGTGGCGGCACCGCAGTACAGCGGACTATACGGAAAATGATTGGGTCACCTCACAGACGCCGGAGCATGTTGCGCTCCGCAAGGAAGCCTCGGAGGAGCTGGACCAGAATTTAAACAGTCTCACAGAACCGTACCGGTCGGTCGTGCAGCTGTATTATTTTCAGCGTCACTCCTATCAGGAGATCGCCGAGCAGAAAGGCGTCTCGGTCAAAACAGTTGAATCACAGCTCTATAGAGCCAGACAGATGATGCGCAAAAGCGGGGAGGAATGGCGATGA
- a CDS encoding ATP-binding protein, whose amino-acid sequence MISQYQESLILPARMFQSVSMKTTYEDVLEHIESGIMLFDEEGVLVFVNKQMYAFLELARHSLLGCTMTHLLANIQLSRLKRKQVLRAYREMVRKNKPTYEFIDEYGRYWRATLRSGEQMKGSYLFILKEISDYKLIEQTAYQNDSLAMLGKLSASIAHEIRNPLTAIRGFIQLLHPHLHQLGKEEYAKIILAEIDRANDIIHEFLTSSKPSAPQVSMIPVSALLKEVVLLTESEALMKGCQINLHPLQGDMIISGDAKQMKQVVLNIIRNAMEAITERSDDYIGKIEVGARREGAEVRIFISDNGKGMDLCTLDRLFNPFFTTKENGTGLGLSVSDRIIKNHGGCISVSSRVNEGTRFVISLPLIQ is encoded by the coding sequence GTGATAAGCCAATATCAGGAAAGCTTGATTTTACCGGCAAGAATGTTTCAATCCGTATCAATGAAAACCACATATGAAGATGTACTAGAGCACATTGAGAGTGGAATTATGCTTTTTGATGAAGAAGGGGTTCTGGTTTTTGTAAACAAGCAGATGTATGCTTTCCTTGAATTAGCTCGTCATTCACTCCTAGGCTGCACTATGACTCATCTGCTGGCGAATATTCAGCTAAGCCGTTTAAAAAGAAAGCAGGTGCTGCGAGCTTACCGCGAAATGGTGAGAAAAAACAAACCTACTTATGAATTCATAGATGAATATGGCCGTTATTGGCGGGCCACCCTGCGCTCAGGCGAGCAAATGAAGGGAAGCTATTTGTTTATCCTGAAAGAGATTTCCGATTATAAGCTGATTGAGCAGACCGCTTATCAGAACGATAGCCTGGCCATGCTGGGCAAATTATCCGCTTCAATCGCCCATGAGATCCGTAATCCTCTGACAGCCATTCGCGGATTTATCCAATTACTGCATCCGCATCTGCATCAGCTGGGTAAAGAGGAATACGCGAAGATCATTCTGGCCGAGATTGACCGCGCTAATGACATTATTCACGAATTTCTGACGTCATCTAAACCTTCTGCCCCCCAAGTCAGCATGATTCCTGTGTCGGCATTACTGAAAGAGGTCGTATTGCTTACGGAGAGTGAAGCCTTAATGAAGGGCTGCCAAATCAATCTCCATCCGCTTCAAGGCGATATGATCATTTCCGGTGATGCCAAGCAAATGAAACAGGTAGTGCTGAATATAATAAGAAATGCAATGGAAGCGATTACAGAGCGCTCGGATGATTATATTGGCAAGATTGAGGTTGGGGCCCGCAGAGAAGGTGCAGAGGTCCGCATCTTTATCTCTGATAACGGCAAAGGGATGGATCTGTGCACACTCGACAGATTGTTTAATCCATTCTTTACCACGAAGGAAAACGGGACGGGGCTCGGTCTGTCCGTTAGTGACCGGATTATCAAGAATCATGGGGGCTGCATTTCGGTCAGCAGCAGAGTCAACGAAGGGACCCGTTTTGTCATTTCCCTGCCGCTGATTCAATAG
- a CDS encoding DUF4097 family beta strand repeat-containing protein, with protein sequence MGRWKIGSFTAALGCIAVGVIIVLAQIDVVSYDILGYLWPALLILFGLEMLIRLFFRSDVKTRVSGWAIVLIIVLVAASGGQTVLAGGTLGGIFGKTQLTPLSGTVEVKPEIKQVKIDLPSGKVKIQGVEGATLNYEGKLELPGSSESEAASEMEKKWKVSTEGDTLILKLDLETNWLSGIHFGIYTKEPYLNVSLPKNLAVEVETSDGSIEAGSLQAGLEVDTSNGTLDIHDIAGGVDAHTSNGTISAQNVQGETELVSSNGAITLTNIDGSLSAKSSNGKISINSAVTGDWDFSSSNGKVTVNLPAATDAKIKADTSNGSLKGNVAWERDGDNNGTAVLGKGTHEVSLSTSNGSITVDTAE encoded by the coding sequence ATGGGGAGATGGAAAATCGGCAGCTTTACTGCTGCACTAGGCTGCATCGCAGTGGGAGTAATTATAGTTCTGGCCCAGATTGATGTGGTTTCATACGACATCTTGGGTTATCTGTGGCCGGCACTGCTTATTCTGTTCGGTCTGGAAATGCTGATCCGGCTGTTCTTCCGTTCGGATGTGAAGACGCGTGTCAGCGGATGGGCCATTGTCCTGATTATCGTCCTGGTGGCTGCAAGCGGGGGACAGACCGTATTGGCCGGGGGAACACTGGGCGGAATTTTTGGCAAAACACAATTGACGCCGCTTAGCGGAACAGTGGAAGTGAAGCCGGAGATTAAACAGGTTAAGATTGATTTGCCCAGCGGAAAAGTGAAGATACAGGGAGTAGAAGGAGCTACCCTCAACTATGAGGGCAAGCTCGAATTGCCGGGCAGCTCGGAAAGCGAAGCGGCAAGTGAGATGGAGAAGAAATGGAAGGTGTCAACGGAAGGCGATACGCTGATTCTGAAGCTGGACCTGGAAACGAATTGGCTATCCGGTATTCATTTTGGGATCTACACCAAAGAGCCGTATTTGAATGTCAGTCTTCCGAAGAATCTGGCCGTGGAAGTGGAGACCAGCGACGGATCCATTGAAGCGGGCAGCCTGCAGGCAGGGCTTGAAGTGGATACCAGCAACGGAACCCTCGATATCCACGATATCGCCGGAGGAGTAGATGCCCATACCAGCAATGGAACCATTAGTGCACAGAATGTGCAGGGGGAAACCGAGCTTGTAAGCTCTAATGGTGCAATAACACTTACCAATATTGACGGTTCATTATCTGCGAAGAGCAGTAATGGCAAGATCAGCATTAATTCTGCTGTTACAGGCGACTGGGATTTCTCCTCGAGCAATGGTAAAGTCACAGTCAATCTGCCGGCAGCAACGGACGCCAAAATTAAAGCGGATACGAGCAACGGGTCACTGAAGGGTAATGTAGCCTGGGAACGTGATGGGGATAACAATGGAACAGCTGTGCTTGGAAAAGGTACTCATGAGGTATCATTATCTACCAGCAACGGATCGATAACAGTCGATACAGCCGAATAA
- the ilvC gene encoding ketol-acid reductoisomerase, with amino-acid sequence MAVTTYYEQDAELSVLKGKTIAVIGYGSQGHAQAQNLRDSGLQVVIGLREGKSFETAKNDGFEVLPVAEAVSRADVVQILMPDETQASVYKNEIEPNLKNGAALMFSHGFNVHFGQIVAPKDADVLLVAPKSPGHMVRRTYVEGFGVPGLIAIEQDATGNAKAIGLAYAKGIGCTRAGVIETSFREETETDLFGEQAVLCGGVSALIKAGFETLTEAGYAPEMAYFECLHELKLIVDLVYEGGLATMRDSISNTAEYGDYVTGPRIVTDETKKAMKAVLTDIQQGKFARDFILENQSGRAFLTATRRNEAAHPIEVVGSQLRQMMHWAKK; translated from the coding sequence ATGGCAGTGACAACGTACTATGAACAGGATGCAGAACTCAGCGTTTTAAAAGGGAAGACAATTGCAGTAATCGGGTACGGCAGCCAAGGGCATGCCCAAGCGCAGAACCTGCGCGACAGTGGTCTTCAGGTTGTCATCGGCCTGCGTGAAGGTAAATCTTTCGAAACCGCTAAGAATGACGGATTTGAAGTATTGCCAGTAGCAGAAGCAGTATCCCGTGCAGATGTAGTACAAATTCTGATGCCGGACGAAACACAGGCATCCGTATATAAAAATGAAATTGAGCCAAACCTCAAAAACGGCGCGGCACTGATGTTCTCCCACGGCTTTAACGTGCATTTCGGTCAAATCGTTGCTCCTAAGGATGCAGACGTGCTGCTGGTAGCACCTAAATCCCCGGGCCACATGGTTCGCCGTACTTATGTTGAAGGCTTCGGCGTTCCTGGACTAATCGCAATCGAACAGGATGCAACCGGTAATGCCAAAGCTATCGGACTTGCTTATGCCAAAGGTATTGGCTGTACACGTGCAGGGGTTATCGAAACTTCCTTCCGTGAAGAAACTGAAACGGACTTGTTCGGCGAGCAGGCAGTACTTTGCGGCGGTGTATCCGCTCTGATCAAAGCCGGCTTCGAAACACTGACAGAAGCAGGATATGCTCCTGAAATGGCTTACTTCGAATGTCTGCATGAGCTGAAGCTGATCGTTGACCTGGTGTATGAAGGAGGACTTGCCACTATGCGCGATTCCATCTCCAATACTGCAGAATATGGTGACTATGTAACTGGACCACGCATTGTTACGGATGAAACCAAAAAAGCAATGAAAGCTGTACTGACAGATATTCAACAAGGTAAGTTTGCCCGCGACTTTATCCTTGAGAACCAGTCCGGCCGCGCCTTCCTGACAGCGACCCGCCGCAATGAAGCTGCTCATCCAATTGAAGTTGTCGGCAGCCAGCTGCGCCAAATGATGCACTGGGCTAAGAAATAG
- a CDS encoding aldo/keto reductase, translated as MQYTKLGKSGLKVSRLCLGTMNFGPITDEKEAFRMMDAALDAGINFFDTANIYGWGENSGLTETIIGRWFKLGGGRREKVVLATKVYGAMSDKLDGPNDESGLSSYIIRRHLEGSLQRLQTDHIELYQMHHVDRTVSWDELWGAFELAVSQGKIGYVGSSNFAGWDIAVAQQEAKARGFLGLVSEQHKYSLTCRLPELEVLPASQNLGLGVIPWSPLDGGLLGRNALKKIEGSRSGGNPERVEQHKHQLEQFADLSRDLGEPQDNIALAWLLTNPAVTAPIIGPRTLEQLESALRCLEVVLDESVLKRLDEIFPGPGGAAPNAYAW; from the coding sequence GTGCAATATACGAAGCTGGGTAAGTCAGGGCTTAAGGTTAGCCGCCTCTGTCTGGGCACTATGAACTTTGGCCCGATTACGGACGAGAAAGAAGCTTTCCGGATGATGGACGCCGCACTGGATGCCGGAATAAATTTTTTTGATACCGCTAACATTTACGGATGGGGCGAAAACTCCGGGCTCACAGAAACGATTATCGGCCGCTGGTTCAAGCTTGGCGGGGGACGGCGGGAAAAGGTCGTGCTGGCTACCAAAGTCTATGGTGCTATGAGTGATAAGCTTGACGGGCCTAATGATGAGAGCGGTCTCTCCTCCTACATTATCCGCCGCCATCTGGAAGGATCCCTGCAACGTCTGCAGACCGATCACATTGAACTGTACCAGATGCACCATGTGGACCGTACAGTGTCCTGGGACGAGCTGTGGGGTGCCTTTGAGCTAGCCGTAAGCCAAGGTAAGATCGGTTATGTCGGTTCCAGCAATTTTGCCGGATGGGATATTGCCGTCGCCCAGCAGGAGGCAAAAGCACGCGGGTTCCTGGGGCTGGTATCGGAACAGCACAAGTACAGCCTGACCTGCCGTCTACCTGAATTAGAAGTGCTGCCTGCGTCTCAGAACCTTGGTCTTGGCGTTATTCCCTGGAGCCCGCTGGACGGTGGACTGCTCGGCCGCAATGCACTTAAGAAAATTGAGGGCAGCCGCAGCGGGGGTAATCCGGAGCGTGTAGAACAACATAAACATCAGCTGGAGCAATTTGCGGATTTAAGCCGCGATCTCGGTGAACCGCAGGATAACATCGCCCTTGCCTGGCTGCTGACTAATCCGGCAGTAACGGCGCCGATTATCGGACCGCGCACACTGGAGCAGCTGGAAAGCGCACTGCGCTGTCTTGAGGTTGTACTGGATGAAAGTGTACTGAAACGATTGGATGAAATCTTCCCGGGTCCGGGCGGTGCCGCTCCGAATGCTTATGCCTGGTAA
- a CDS encoding 2-isopropylmalate synthase — protein MRKIYVFDTTLRDGEQSPGVNLNTREKVEIAYQLEKLGIDRMEAGFPAASPGDLAAVNAVARAVKNVTLIGLSRSRESDIDAVREALQGAQDPCIHIFLATSPIHRQHKLRMDKAQVLETAQSAIRYAKKYFSKLEFSLEDAGRTERDFMAEMVAMAVREGANVVNIPDTVGYLNPSEYGAIFKFLKDTVPDIEKVQLSAHCHNDLGMATANTLAAIQNGADQIEGTINGIGERAGNTAIEEVALALETRSEFFGAKTSLVLSEISRTSRLVSKLTGMAVPGNKAIVGANAFAHESGIHQDGMLKEKTTYEIMTPETIGLKESKLVLGKHSGRHAFRDKLSDLGYDVPEEALNTAFAKFKDLADKKKEVSDEDILALLEEKLGDTPEIFSLQTIYVTYGNEAVPTAKVVIKGQEAEPIVATAEGNGSVDAIYNAIDQATGEEVTLGDYSIKAVSRGKDAQGEVHVVLSQGEVAAQGRGLSTDILEASARAYLDALNKLLEKRKTYTRRDHAQL, from the coding sequence TTGCGGAAAATATATGTGTTCGACACGACACTGCGCGACGGAGAGCAGTCGCCGGGTGTGAACCTGAATACGCGTGAGAAGGTGGAAATCGCCTACCAGTTAGAGAAGCTTGGAATTGACCGGATGGAAGCGGGTTTCCCCGCAGCATCACCGGGGGATTTGGCAGCGGTAAACGCGGTAGCCCGGGCGGTGAAGAATGTTACACTGATTGGATTGTCACGCTCCAGAGAGTCGGATATTGACGCGGTAAGAGAAGCACTGCAGGGAGCACAAGACCCTTGTATTCATATTTTCCTGGCTACCTCACCAATTCACCGGCAGCACAAGCTTCGGATGGATAAGGCCCAGGTGCTGGAAACCGCGCAGTCGGCAATCCGCTATGCGAAGAAATATTTCTCCAAGCTGGAATTTTCTTTGGAGGATGCAGGACGTACCGAGCGTGATTTCATGGCTGAAATGGTAGCCATGGCCGTTCGCGAAGGAGCAAATGTGGTGAACATTCCTGACACGGTTGGTTACCTGAATCCTTCAGAGTACGGGGCGATTTTCAAATTCCTGAAGGATACGGTGCCCGATATTGAGAAGGTTCAGCTTAGTGCCCATTGTCATAATGACCTGGGCATGGCTACCGCCAATACACTGGCTGCAATCCAGAACGGCGCGGATCAGATTGAGGGTACCATCAACGGCATCGGGGAACGCGCCGGCAACACGGCGATTGAAGAAGTGGCTCTGGCGCTGGAGACACGCAGCGAATTTTTTGGCGCCAAGACTTCGCTTGTCCTGTCGGAAATCTCCCGTACCAGCCGTCTGGTCAGTAAGCTGACCGGTATGGCTGTTCCGGGCAACAAAGCTATTGTCGGAGCCAATGCTTTTGCGCATGAGTCAGGTATCCATCAGGATGGAATGCTCAAGGAGAAAACAACCTACGAAATCATGACGCCGGAAACCATCGGGCTGAAAGAGAGCAAGCTGGTGCTGGGCAAGCACTCCGGCCGTCATGCTTTCCGTGATAAGCTCAGTGATCTGGGCTATGATGTGCCGGAAGAAGCATTGAACACCGCCTTTGCGAAGTTCAAGGATCTGGCGGATAAGAAGAAAGAGGTTTCCGATGAGGATATCCTGGCACTGCTGGAGGAAAAGCTGGGGGATACGCCGGAGATTTTCAGCCTGCAGACTATTTATGTAACTTATGGCAATGAAGCTGTTCCTACGGCAAAAGTTGTCATCAAAGGCCAGGAAGCTGAACCGATTGTCGCAACAGCTGAAGGTAACGGTTCTGTAGATGCAATTTATAATGCCATTGATCAGGCTACCGGCGAGGAAGTTACACTGGGTGACTATTCCATAAAAGCCGTCAGCAGAGGTAAGGACGCGCAGGGGGAAGTTCATGTTGTGCTGTCGCAGGGTGAAGTTGCCGCACAGGGACGCGGATTAAGTACGGATATTCTCGAGGCCAGTGCCCGGGCTTATCTGGATGCGCTCAACAAGCTGTTGGAGAAACGTAAAACGTATACACGGCGTGATCATGCGCAGTTGTAA
- the leuB gene encoding 3-isopropylmalate dehydrogenase, with the protein MSEVKKIAVIAGDGIGPEVVAEAEKVLKKAEELFGYTFETEHALFGGIAIDERGTPLPEDTLEICRSADAVLLGAVGGPKWDNNPKELRPETGLLGIRKALGLFSNLRPAVVFDCLKDASTLKPEVLEGTDLMVVRELTGGIYFGEKLRRQGEHGEEAVDTCVYNVTEVERIVRQAFEIAGKRRNKLASVDKANVLETSRLWREVVNRIAPEYPQVELEHVLVDNCAMQLLRRPSSFDVIVTENMFGDILSDEAAMLTGSIGMLASASLGEGSYGLYEPVHGSAPDIAGQGLANPIATILSLALMFRMTFGYEDAAAAIEAAVAEVLDAGHRTSDIAVDKSKAISTTEMGDLIVAAIRKA; encoded by the coding sequence ATGAGCGAGGTTAAAAAAATCGCCGTAATTGCCGGGGACGGAATCGGACCTGAAGTTGTGGCTGAAGCGGAAAAAGTATTGAAAAAAGCAGAGGAGCTGTTCGGCTACACCTTTGAAACCGAGCATGCGCTGTTTGGCGGAATTGCCATTGATGAGCGGGGAACTCCGCTGCCGGAAGATACGCTGGAAATATGCCGCAGTGCGGATGCTGTACTGCTGGGAGCAGTCGGCGGACCGAAATGGGACAACAACCCGAAGGAGCTGCGTCCGGAAACCGGCCTTCTCGGTATCCGCAAAGCGCTGGGCCTGTTCTCCAATCTGCGTCCGGCAGTAGTGTTCGATTGCCTGAAGGATGCTTCTACCTTGAAACCGGAAGTGCTGGAAGGTACGGACCTGATGGTTGTTCGTGAGCTGACCGGGGGCATCTACTTCGGCGAGAAGCTTCGCCGTCAGGGCGAGCACGGTGAAGAAGCTGTTGATACCTGCGTGTACAATGTAACAGAAGTGGAGCGCATCGTGCGCCAGGCTTTTGAGATTGCCGGTAAACGCCGCAATAAGCTGGCTAGCGTAGACAAAGCGAATGTACTTGAGACTTCCCGCCTGTGGCGTGAAGTAGTCAACAGAATCGCTCCGGAATATCCGCAGGTGGAGCTGGAGCATGTGCTGGTTGATAACTGTGCGATGCAACTGCTGCGCCGTCCGTCGAGCTTCGACGTCATTGTTACCGAGAACATGTTCGGAGACATCCTGAGCGATGAGGCAGCGATGCTGACCGGCTCGATCGGCATGCTGGCTTCAGCATCACTGGGTGAAGGCAGCTACGGCTTGTATGAACCGGTACACGGCTCAGCGCCTGACATTGCCGGCCAGGGCTTGGCTAACCCGATTGCGACTATCCTGTCGCTGGCGCTCATGTTCCGCATGACCTTTGGCTATGAGGATGCCGCAGCGGCAATTGAAGCCGCTGTAGCTGAGGTGCTGGATGCAGGACACCGCACCAGTGATATTGCTGTCGATAAGAGTAAAGCCATCAGCACGACTGAAATGGGCGATCTGATCGTTGCTGCAATCCGTAAAGCGTAA
- the ilvB gene encoding biosynthetic-type acetolactate synthase large subunit, whose translation MSAQTPEVRSTEELREKWKNPEVITGSEVLLRSLVLEGVDTVFGYPGGAVLYIYDALHGFDDFKHILTRHEQGAIHAADGYARASGKAGVCIATSGPGATNLVTGIATAFMDSVPLVVITGNVFSSLIGTDAFQEADITGITMPITKHSYLVRDVEDLPRIIHEAFHIANTGRKGPVLIDIPKDVSAAKTLFTPVQHQGVNLRGYNPRTTPNKLQLDKLIRAISAAERPIIIAGGGVIYSGAHEAMYEFVKRTEIPITTTLLGLGCFPSADDLWMGMPGMHGTYTANNAIQQCDLLINIGARFDDRVTGKLDGFAPKAKIVHIDIDPAEIGKNVTPDIPIVGDVKTVLEMLIPDVTRAANADAWRTQIAQWKLDQPLRYNDSDTELKPQWVIEMINDTTKGEAIVTTDVGQHQMWAAQYYKFNHPRSWITSGGLGTMGFGFPSAIGAQMAHPERLVVSINGDGGMQMCSQELAICAINNIPVKIVVINNQVLGMVRQWQNLIYEKRYSYTDLAGSPDFVKLAEAYGVKGLRATNKEEAGAAWKEALETPGPVLVEFVVPKDENVYPMVTQGSTIDQMLMGDE comes from the coding sequence ATGAGCGCGCAAACACCGGAAGTGCGGTCTACAGAAGAATTACGTGAGAAGTGGAAGAATCCTGAGGTGATTACGGGTTCCGAAGTCCTGCTGCGCAGTCTGGTTTTGGAAGGTGTAGACACTGTATTCGGATATCCGGGCGGAGCGGTATTGTATATTTACGATGCGCTTCACGGATTCGATGATTTCAAACATATTCTGACCCGTCATGAGCAGGGTGCGATTCATGCAGCAGACGGCTATGCCAGAGCAAGCGGTAAAGCGGGCGTATGTATCGCAACCTCCGGTCCCGGAGCAACCAATCTTGTTACCGGGATCGCTACAGCATTTATGGACTCGGTTCCGCTCGTGGTGATTACCGGGAATGTCTTTTCCAGCCTGATTGGAACGGACGCATTCCAGGAAGCGGATATCACTGGTATAACGATGCCAATAACGAAACATAGCTATCTGGTGCGGGATGTTGAGGATCTTCCGCGTATTATCCACGAAGCGTTCCATATTGCAAATACTGGACGGAAGGGTCCGGTGCTGATCGATATTCCGAAGGATGTATCGGCTGCGAAGACGCTGTTCACACCGGTGCAGCATCAGGGAGTTAACCTCCGCGGCTATAACCCGCGCACCACTCCTAACAAGCTTCAGCTGGATAAGCTGATCCGTGCGATTTCGGCAGCTGAACGTCCAATAATTATTGCGGGCGGAGGCGTTATCTACTCCGGGGCGCATGAAGCGATGTACGAATTCGTGAAACGGACGGAAATCCCGATTACAACCACTTTGCTCGGCCTCGGCTGCTTCCCTAGTGCAGATGACCTCTGGATGGGAATGCCTGGGATGCACGGTACTTATACGGCCAATAACGCGATACAGCAATGTGATTTGCTGATCAATATCGGCGCACGGTTTGATGACCGCGTGACAGGCAAGCTGGACGGGTTTGCACCAAAAGCGAAGATTGTCCACATCGACATTGATCCGGCGGAAATCGGCAAGAACGTTACACCTGATATTCCAATCGTCGGTGATGTAAAGACGGTTCTGGAAATGCTCATTCCTGATGTGACGCGTGCAGCAAATGCGGATGCCTGGAGAACACAGATTGCCCAGTGGAAGCTGGATCAGCCGCTTCGCTACAATGATTCTGATACGGAGCTCAAGCCGCAATGGGTCATTGAAATGATCAATGACACCACAAAAGGCGAGGCTATCGTAACTACAGATGTAGGACAACATCAGATGTGGGCCGCACAGTACTACAAATTCAACCATCCGCGCTCCTGGATTACTTCCGGGGGTCTTGGAACAATGGGCTTCGGATTCCCGTCAGCCATCGGAGCGCAAATGGCACATCCGGAACGTCTGGTAGTATCCATTAACGGAGACGGCGGCATGCAGATGTGTTCCCAGGAACTGGCCATTTGTGCAATCAATAATATACCGGTCAAGATTGTAGTTATTAACAATCAGGTTCTGGGTATGGTACGGCAGTGGCAGAACCTCATTTATGAGAAACGTTACAGCTATACCGATCTGGCTGGCAGCCCGGATTTCGTAAAACTGGCTGAAGCTTATGGCGTTAAAGGACTGCGGGCAACGAACAAAGAAGAAGCAGGCGCAGCGTGGAAGGAAGCACTGGAAACGCCGGGACCCGTTCTGGTAGAATTCGTTGTTCCCAAAGACGAAAATGTCTACCCGATGGTAACTCAAGGGTCAACCATTGATCAAATGCTGATGGGGGATGAATGA
- a CDS encoding zf-HC2 domain-containing protein: protein MNCATVKEWMPHYIEGMLSPEVELNIRLHIEACPDCSSWLEEAKGLAALWSDMERGADTLEPLDFPDLTVDVMAHIEKLESGRRERATKATMARRRTAPGTSWMHYGVAVGLTFLLLQFGVFEDLAYGINEINGQMSTSVTAWFNPK from the coding sequence ATGAATTGTGCTACAGTCAAAGAATGGATGCCGCATTATATCGAAGGCATGCTGTCTCCAGAAGTGGAGCTGAATATCCGCCTGCACATTGAAGCTTGTCCCGACTGCTCATCGTGGCTGGAGGAAGCTAAAGGGCTTGCTGCACTATGGAGCGACATGGAACGTGGAGCAGACACACTGGAACCTCTGGATTTTCCTGACCTTACCGTAGATGTGATGGCACATATTGAAAAGCTTGAATCGGGACGCCGGGAACGCGCCACAAAAGCGACCATGGCCAGACGCCGTACTGCGCCGGGAACCTCGTGGATGCATTATGGAGTTGCAGTAGGCTTGACCTTCCTGCTGCTGCAGTTTGGTGTTTTCGAAGATTTGGCCTATGGAATCAACGAGATCAACGGACAGATGTCCACTTCGGTGACGGCGTGGTTTAATCCCAAGTGA
- the ilvN gene encoding acetolactate synthase small subunit → MTVMKHTISVLVNDQPGVLQRVSGLFGRRGFNIESITVGQSEEIGLSRMVIVTLGDQHTLEQIEKQLYKLIDVIKVVDLGSKPMVARELALIKVKAEPAERPEIMGVVETFRASVVDIGATSLLVQVVGDTQKIDAMIELMKPYGIKELSRTGVTAMIRGNA, encoded by the coding sequence ATGACAGTGATGAAACACACGATTTCTGTGCTTGTGAATGACCAGCCGGGTGTGCTGCAGCGGGTATCTGGCTTGTTCGGACGCAGGGGTTTTAATATTGAGAGTATTACCGTTGGACAGTCTGAAGAGATTGGGCTGTCCCGGATGGTCATCGTTACACTCGGTGACCAGCATACGCTAGAGCAGATCGAGAAGCAGCTTTATAAGCTGATTGATGTGATCAAGGTTGTGGATCTTGGCTCTAAGCCGATGGTTGCGCGTGAGCTGGCACTGATTAAAGTCAAAGCCGAACCGGCTGAGCGCCCGGAAATTATGGGTGTAGTCGAAACCTTCCGCGCTTCTGTGGTTGATATTGGAGCAACAAGCCTGCTTGTTCAGGTAGTTGGTGATACGCAAAAGATTGATGCAATGATTGAACTAATGAAGCCTTACGGCATTAAGGAACTGTCCCGCACAGGAGTAACCGCCATGATCCGCGGGAATGCCTAG